One region of Brassica napus cultivar Da-Ae chromosome A10, Da-Ae, whole genome shotgun sequence genomic DNA includes:
- the LOC125579454 gene encoding proteasome subunit alpha type-1-B-like yields MHPAIMETGLWCGFAGRWTGRVRSPHIYYNCPNENYFEYQAFAIGSRSQAAKTYLERRFESFKELSREDLIKDDILAIRESLQGESLKSSLCTVSVLGVSEPFYFLDQERIQKVIDTFEKVPEEEEDDGEGEAEPEAVAAYGEQGGSGDQDVAPMET; encoded by the coding sequence ATGCACCCAGCGATCATGGAAACGGGCTTATGGTGTGGGTTTGCTGGTAGGTGGACTGGACGAGTCAGGAGCCCACACATCTACTACAACTGCCCCAATGAAAACTACTTTGAGTATCAAGCTTTCGCTATAGGGTCTCGCTCACAAGCTGCCAAGACTTATCTAGAACGGAGATTTGAGAGCTTCAAAGAGTTATCGAGAGAAGATCTGATAAAAGATGATATCTTGGCTATAAGGGAAAGTTTGCAAGGGGAATCACTCAAGAGCTCCCTCTGCACGGTTTCTGTTCTAGGAGTCAGTGAACCATTCTATTTCTTGGACCAGGAAAGGATACAGAAAGTGATTGACACGTTTGAGAAGGTTCCCGAGGAAGAGGAGGATGATGGTGAGGGTGAGGCCGAGCCTGAAGCTGTTGCTGCATATGGAGAACAAGGTGGTTCAGGTGATCAAGATGTTGCGCCAATGGAAACGTGA